From Thermococcus sp., a single genomic window includes:
- a CDS encoding molybdopterin-dependent oxidoreductase, with the protein MEEKLIPVVCPWCSVGCRFYAVSVNGYIRRVEFDYDHPTITNRGKLCPKGVASYQFINSPQRLKKPLKRVGEKGEGKFEEISWEEAYGIITERIKEIKETYGPEAIAFLSSEKITLEENYLIHKLSKAIGTNHLDFPGRYCQYSNSPARTAVFGSSAATNPFEDLAKAEMIVVWGHNPAETAPVLFGQYIEKAIIDNGVEMIVVDPRSTRGHKYASLHLKPYPGTDLAVALAMLNVVINEEIYDKEFVQEKTTGFDKLRESVKDYTPEWAEKISGVSADDIRKAAGLIAGKRTAFLVSEGVNQHINGFNLSLAIADLIAITGNIGKEGVWSGVFPGAQCGFCSAMTGIAPNKLPTGKLVTDEASRAELERLWGFPIPDWVGFDLTTMIREMGNKIRMMYMVAGNIAKSAPNSGWVREQLRKLDFLVVQDIFLTDTAMYADIVLPAAAWFEKTGTAISAERRVQRSYKAAEAPGEAKPDWLIIVELAKELDFGEFFKYSHPDEILREINSVIPVFKGATPEYLAEHLEGCFFPCSEPGEGTKILFKKGFKTADGKAHLQPVEWREPPEIPDSEYPFWLTNFRLVGHWHTLTMSGESPSLEKRWPEEYLMVNPKDARTLGIKTDDLVKVSTRRGSILVRAEVTNHVREGVIAIPNHWDNNFLTLDEIHEKTKMAELKAVAAKVEKVEE; encoded by the coding sequence ATGGAAGAGAAACTGATTCCTGTGGTCTGCCCATGGTGCTCCGTAGGCTGTCGCTTCTACGCAGTGAGTGTCAACGGATACATCAGAAGGGTGGAATTCGACTACGACCATCCGACAATAACAAACAGGGGAAAGCTCTGCCCTAAGGGGGTTGCCTCATACCAGTTTATAAACAGTCCCCAGAGACTTAAGAAACCCCTCAAGCGCGTTGGAGAAAAGGGCGAAGGGAAATTTGAAGAGATCAGCTGGGAAGAGGCTTACGGGATAATTACCGAACGGATAAAAGAGATCAAGGAAACCTACGGTCCGGAGGCAATAGCCTTCCTGAGCAGCGAGAAGATAACCCTCGAGGAGAACTACCTCATCCACAAGCTTTCCAAGGCGATAGGGACCAACCACCTTGACTTCCCTGGAAGATATTGTCAGTATTCAAACAGCCCCGCTAGGACAGCTGTTTTTGGAAGTTCAGCCGCTACAAATCCCTTTGAAGACCTTGCCAAGGCTGAGATGATAGTCGTCTGGGGCCACAACCCTGCTGAAACGGCTCCCGTACTCTTTGGTCAGTACATTGAGAAAGCTATCATCGACAACGGTGTCGAGATGATTGTCGTGGATCCGCGCTCAACAAGGGGACACAAGTACGCCTCACTCCACCTCAAGCCCTATCCTGGAACTGACCTCGCGGTCGCCCTTGCCATGTTAAACGTCGTAATAAACGAGGAGATTTACGATAAGGAGTTCGTCCAGGAGAAAACAACGGGCTTTGATAAGCTCAGAGAATCAGTTAAGGATTACACACCAGAGTGGGCTGAAAAGATAAGTGGTGTTTCAGCTGACGATATACGAAAGGCCGCGGGACTTATAGCGGGTAAGAGGACGGCTTTTCTTGTCAGTGAGGGTGTCAACCAGCATATAAATGGATTCAACCTCTCACTAGCCATAGCTGATCTAATTGCAATAACCGGCAACATAGGTAAGGAAGGTGTCTGGAGCGGTGTCTTCCCCGGAGCGCAGTGTGGATTCTGCTCTGCCATGACCGGCATAGCTCCAAACAAGCTCCCCACCGGAAAGCTCGTTACCGATGAAGCTTCAAGGGCCGAGCTTGAGAGACTCTGGGGATTCCCGATTCCTGACTGGGTCGGCTTTGACCTCACGACCATGATACGGGAGATGGGCAACAAGATACGCATGATGTACATGGTTGCCGGGAACATAGCCAAGTCCGCTCCGAACAGCGGTTGGGTTCGTGAGCAGCTCAGGAAGCTCGACTTCCTCGTTGTCCAGGACATATTCCTAACTGACACTGCCATGTACGCCGACATAGTTCTGCCCGCGGCCGCATGGTTTGAAAAGACTGGAACAGCCATAAGCGCCGAAAGAAGAGTACAGAGAAGCTACAAAGCCGCTGAAGCGCCGGGAGAGGCAAAACCCGACTGGCTCATCATCGTTGAGCTCGCCAAGGAGCTCGACTTCGGTGAGTTCTTTAAGTATAGCCACCCGGATGAAATCCTCAGGGAGATAAACAGTGTCATACCAGTATTCAAGGGTGCAACTCCTGAATACTTGGCGGAGCATCTCGAGGGGTGCTTCTTCCCGTGCAGTGAACCGGGTGAAGGGACGAAGATTCTCTTCAAAAAGGGCTTCAAGACGGCCGATGGAAAGGCTCATCTCCAGCCAGTTGAATGGCGTGAACCACCTGAGATACCTGACAGTGAGTATCCGTTCTGGTTGACCAACTTTAGGCTGGTCGGCCACTGGCACACCCTCACGATGAGTGGTGAGAGCCCGAGCCTTGAGAAGCGCTGGCCAGAGGAGTACCTTATGGTAAATCCAAAGGACGCCAGAACCCTTGGGATAAAAACTGATGACCTCGTGAAGGTCTCAACCAGGCGCGGAAGCATTCTCGTGAGAGCTGAGGTTACAAACCATGTCAGGGAGGGTGTCATAGCAATACCCAACCACTGGGACAATAACTTCCTCACACTGGATGAGATACACGAAAAGACAAAGATGGCTGAGCTGAAGGCGGTCGCCGCCAAGGTTGAGAAGGTGGAGGAGTGA
- a CDS encoding TetR/AcrR family transcriptional regulator yields MVTKSPGKIREKLVSAAMELFAKKGFDKTTVDEIVAKAGVAKGTFYLYFKSKKDLINELAFEVMPIMSMPSLSDPYITISYPNLAGYLLQLGREFMEFYSTEYRAEIFFHMLSIGERMRSIREIYTQSCAELLREGARRITAYVKVGFEDALIAFQMFIAALMHYLHSKNCLGFSEEHYLKRVVLAVVNNLKIASSV; encoded by the coding sequence ATGGTCACTAAGTCCCCAGGAAAAATAAGAGAAAAGTTGGTTTCAGCAGCTATGGAGCTCTTTGCTAAGAAAGGCTTTGATAAGACCACGGTAGATGAAATTGTCGCCAAAGCAGGTGTTGCTAAAGGGACATTCTACCTCTACTTCAAGAGCAAGAAGGATCTCATAAATGAGCTGGCTTTTGAAGTGATGCCAATAATGTCAATGCCCTCGCTCAGCGACCCCTACATAACCATCAGCTACCCTAATCTTGCAGGTTACCTCCTCCAGCTCGGTAGGGAATTCATGGAGTTTTACTCAACCGAGTACCGGGCCGAGATATTCTTTCATATGCTCTCTATCGGAGAGAGAATGAGGAGTATACGCGAGATCTACACCCAATCTTGTGCCGAGCTTCTCAGGGAAGGCGCCCGGAGAATCACAGCCTACGTCAAAGTTGGCTTTGAGGACGCACTGATAGCGTTTCAAATGTTCATTGCCGCACTCATGCACTACTTACACTCCAAGAACTGTTTGGGGTTCTCTGAAGAGCATTACTTAAAGAGGGTAGTCCTCGCTGTGGTGAACAACCTTAAAATAGCGTCAAGTGTTTGA
- a CDS encoding DUF302 domain-containing protein has protein sequence MENMMRDVVKGARSRYGFEETLQRIKEKTEELGWTVIGEHDFRDNVGLKFAVLEVCNREFATKAVSKPENRWVSAMMPCKFSVIEMPDGIYVFGMNMGLFAGAVGRELGELLSEVARIDEKIVSSVL, from the coding sequence ATGGAAAATATGATGAGGGATGTGGTGAAGGGTGCTAGGAGCAGATACGGTTTTGAGGAGACCCTGCAGAGGATAAAGGAGAAAACTGAAGAGCTTGGATGGACTGTTATAGGGGAGCACGACTTCAGGGACAATGTTGGGCTTAAGTTTGCCGTCCTCGAGGTCTGCAACAGGGAATTCGCCACGAAGGCCGTTAGCAAGCCCGAGAACCGCTGGGTCTCAGCGATGATGCCCTGCAAGTTCTCAGTCATAGAGATGCCCGATGGGATATATGTTTTCGGCATGAACATGGGTCTCTTCGCCGGGGCTGTTGGTAGGGAGCTTGGGGAACTCCTGTCTGAGGTTGCGAGGATAGACGAGAAGATAGTCTCCTCAGTTCTTTGA
- the hypE gene encoding hydrogenase expression/formation protein HypE — MGEKVKLEHGAGGEIMEELLRDVVLKILTLKSAGGIGLDALDDGATIPFGDKHIVLTIDGHTVKPLFFPGGDIGRLAVSGTVNDLAMMGAKPLALANSMIIGEGLDMEILERVLRSMNETAKEVPVPIVTGDTKVVEDQIGMFVITAGVGIAERPISDAGAKVGDVVLVSGTIGDHGIALMSHREGISFETELKSDVAPTWGVVKAVAEAIGWENIHAMKDPTRAGLSNALNEIAGKSNVGILIREADIPIRPEVRAASEMLGISPYDVANEGKVIMVIAKEYAGEALEAMRKTEKGKNAAIIGEVIGEYRGKVLLETGIGGKRFMEPPEGDPVPRIC; from the coding sequence ATGGGAGAAAAGGTAAAGCTTGAACATGGAGCAGGTGGAGAAATAATGGAGGAGCTTTTGAGGGATGTGGTGCTGAAGATCCTGACCCTAAAGAGTGCCGGAGGGATAGGACTTGACGCCCTCGACGATGGAGCAACGATACCCTTCGGGGACAAACACATTGTCCTCACCATAGACGGCCACACGGTTAAGCCCCTCTTTTTCCCCGGAGGGGATATCGGTCGCTTAGCGGTCAGCGGGACGGTGAACGATTTAGCCATGATGGGGGCAAAACCCCTCGCCTTGGCTAACTCCATGATAATTGGGGAAGGCCTCGACATGGAAATCCTCGAGAGGGTTCTCCGCTCCATGAACGAGACTGCCAAGGAAGTCCCAGTCCCCATAGTCACAGGGGACACGAAAGTGGTTGAAGATCAGATAGGTATGTTCGTCATCACAGCGGGAGTCGGAATAGCTGAGAGGCCGATAAGCGACGCAGGGGCGAAGGTCGGGGACGTTGTCCTGGTCAGCGGGACGATAGGGGATCACGGAATAGCGTTGATGAGCCACCGTGAGGGCATAAGCTTTGAGACCGAGCTTAAGAGCGACGTCGCCCCGACATGGGGAGTCGTCAAGGCAGTAGCCGAAGCAATCGGCTGGGAGAACATCCATGCGATGAAGGATCCAACGAGGGCCGGTTTGAGCAACGCCCTCAACGAGATAGCAGGAAAGAGCAACGTCGGAATACTCATCAGGGAAGCTGACATTCCGATAAGACCAGAGGTTAGAGCTGCCAGCGAGATGCTCGGAATAAGCCCCTACGATGTGGCCAATGAGGGTAAAGTTATCATGGTAATTGCTAAAGAATACGCTGGGGAAGCCCTCGAAGCCATGAGGAAGACCGAGAAGGGCAAGAACGCCGCAATAATCGGCGAGGTCATAGGAGAATATCGCGGAAAGGTTCTCCTCGAGACCGGCATCGGCGGAAAGCGCTTCATGGAGCCGCCCGAGGGTGACCCCGTACCGAGGATATGCTGA
- the acs gene encoding acetate--CoA ligase yields the protein MQVGEGFLKERYIPLQAFREEHQKSIEDLGEFWAEQAKVLDWFKTWDKLLDDSKAPFFRWFVGGELNASYNALDRHIKAGKRNRAAIIWEGEAGETRTLTYYELYREVNRFASVLRNLGVGKGDRIVIYMPLVPEVVVAMLASARIGAIHSVVFSGFSAEALATRINDAKAKVVITADYLYRRGRILNLKEIVGKALVETPSVESVVVLKRGSDGVNMVEGRDYYWHNLLEGAEKYVEPVPVESNHPLFILYTSGTTGTPKGIVHSTGGYLVYVAKTMQWAWGIKEDDLFWNTADVGWITGHSYLVYGPLTLGLTVMMYEGALNYPKPDRPWEIIEKHGVTIFYTAPTAIRMLMRYGDEWVRKHDLSSLRLLGSVGEPINPGAWKWYYEIVGGKRCPIIDTWWQTETGGYMIYPSAGIQLPPLKPGSATFPGLGVDADVFDSRGKPAKPNERGYLVIKKPWPGMLLGIWGNDERYIRTYWKRFSRPDEGVWIYYPADYAMKDDESYLWIFGRADEVLNVSGHRIGTAEIEHALVLHPAVAEAAVIGRPDEIKGEVPVSFVILKQNCTPRETLKGELIDYVRETLGPIAAPAEVFFVNKLPKTRSGKIMRRVLKALASGKSLGDLSTLEDEAGVEEVKKALEGFEMH from the coding sequence ATGCAGGTGGGCGAAGGATTTTTAAAGGAGCGCTATATTCCATTGCAGGCCTTTAGGGAGGAACACCAGAAGTCCATCGAGGACCTTGGGGAGTTCTGGGCGGAACAGGCGAAAGTCCTCGACTGGTTTAAAACATGGGACAAACTCTTGGACGACTCGAAGGCACCTTTTTTCCGCTGGTTCGTTGGAGGGGAGCTGAACGCGAGCTACAACGCTCTTGACAGGCACATAAAAGCGGGAAAGAGGAACAGGGCCGCGATAATATGGGAGGGTGAAGCGGGAGAAACGAGAACCCTGACCTACTACGAGCTCTACCGCGAGGTCAACCGCTTCGCCTCGGTTCTCAGAAACCTCGGCGTTGGTAAGGGCGACAGGATAGTTATCTACATGCCCCTCGTCCCGGAGGTAGTTGTAGCGATGCTCGCCAGCGCAAGGATTGGGGCTATTCACAGCGTCGTCTTCTCCGGCTTTTCAGCCGAGGCCTTGGCGACGAGGATAAACGATGCGAAGGCCAAAGTGGTCATCACCGCGGACTACCTCTACAGGCGTGGAAGGATCCTCAACCTCAAGGAGATAGTGGGCAAAGCCCTCGTCGAGACCCCGAGCGTTGAGAGCGTTGTAGTCCTCAAGAGGGGCTCCGATGGGGTCAACATGGTCGAGGGAAGGGACTACTACTGGCACAACCTCTTGGAAGGCGCTGAAAAGTACGTTGAACCCGTCCCGGTCGAGAGCAACCACCCGCTCTTCATCCTCTACACGAGCGGGACAACGGGAACGCCTAAGGGTATAGTCCACTCCACCGGTGGCTACCTCGTCTACGTCGCTAAAACCATGCAGTGGGCGTGGGGGATAAAGGAAGATGACCTCTTCTGGAACACGGCAGATGTCGGCTGGATTACCGGGCACAGTTACCTCGTCTACGGGCCGTTAACCCTCGGCCTGACCGTGATGATGTATGAAGGGGCCTTAAACTATCCCAAACCGGACAGGCCCTGGGAGATAATCGAGAAGCACGGCGTTACGATATTCTACACCGCGCCGACAGCGATTAGGATGCTCATGCGCTACGGCGACGAGTGGGTGAGGAAGCATGACCTCTCAAGTTTGAGACTCCTCGGCTCAGTTGGAGAACCGATAAACCCCGGTGCTTGGAAGTGGTACTATGAGATCGTTGGTGGAAAGCGCTGTCCAATCATCGACACCTGGTGGCAGACCGAAACCGGCGGCTACATGATTTACCCCTCTGCTGGAATACAGCTGCCGCCCCTCAAGCCCGGCTCGGCCACGTTCCCCGGCCTTGGAGTTGATGCCGATGTTTTCGACTCGAGGGGCAAGCCGGCAAAGCCTAACGAGCGCGGCTACCTCGTTATCAAGAAGCCCTGGCCCGGGATGCTCCTCGGAATCTGGGGCAACGACGAGCGCTACATAAGAACATACTGGAAGCGCTTCAGCAGGCCGGACGAGGGGGTCTGGATTTACTACCCAGCGGACTACGCGATGAAGGACGACGAGAGCTACCTCTGGATATTTGGCAGGGCAGACGAGGTTCTCAACGTCTCAGGCCACAGGATTGGAACCGCTGAAATAGAGCACGCACTGGTTCTCCATCCGGCCGTTGCCGAGGCTGCAGTAATAGGCAGGCCCGACGAGATAAAGGGCGAGGTTCCGGTGTCATTTGTGATACTCAAGCAGAACTGCACCCCGAGGGAAACGCTCAAGGGAGAGCTCATAGACTACGTCAGGGAGACCCTTGGACCGATAGCTGCTCCTGCCGAGGTCTTCTTCGTCAACAAACTGCCGAAGACGAGGAGCGGAAAGATAATGCGCAGGGTTTTGAAGGCCCTCGCGAGCGGAAAGAGCCTCGGCGACCTCTCGACGCTTGAGGACGAGGCGGGCGTTGAAGAAGTGAAAAAGGCCTTGGAAGGCTTCGAGATGCACTGA
- the hypF gene encoding carbamoyltransferase HypF — MRAYHLHVQGIVQAVGFRPFIYRIAHEHNLKGYVKNLGDAGVEIVVEGREEEVEAFLRDLHRKKPPLARIDRVEKKEIPPQGFSEFHIEKSSKGGKEGDSIIPPDIAICDDCLRELFDPTNKRYMYPFIVCTNCGPRFTIIEDLPYDRENTTMREFPMCDFCRSEYEDPLNRRYHAEPTACPVCGPSYRLYTNDGNEITGDPLRKAAELIDRGYIIAIKGIGGIHLACDATNGEVISELRKRTFRPQKPFAIMADSLKTVRSFAYVNGGEEEELTSYRRPIITLRKREPFPLPENLAPGLHTIGVMLPYAGTHYILFHWSKTKVYVMTSANYPGIPMVKDNEKAFKELKNMADYLLLHNRKILNRTDDSVIRFVDGRRTVIRRSRGFVPLPIGIPFDYRGLAVGAELMNAFGVAKNGKVYPSQYIGNTGKVEVLEFMREAIEHFKRILRVKNFDLIIADLHPAYNTTKLAMELANELGVELLQVQHHYAHIASVLAEKNLESAVGIALDGVGYGTDGNAWGGEVIYLSYEDVERLAHVDYYPLPGGDLASYYPLRALMGILSKIYSIDELEGIVRKCCPKSIENLKYGEVEFNVVLNQLTKGINLAYASSTGRVLDSLAVLLNVAYRRHYEGEPAMKLESLAMGGKNDLKFEVPIEGELIKVEELFPQALDVLDRASPSDIAYSVHLALAKAFAEVVIEKAKELGVEDIAMSGGVSYNELIVKTIRKAVESNGLRFHVTTEVPRGDNGINVGQVFLGGLYLEGYMDREELML, encoded by the coding sequence ATGAGGGCGTATCATCTTCACGTTCAGGGAATCGTTCAGGCCGTCGGCTTCAGGCCTTTTATATATCGCATAGCCCACGAGCACAACCTCAAGGGCTACGTCAAGAACCTCGGCGATGCTGGCGTTGAGATAGTGGTTGAAGGCAGAGAGGAGGAGGTAGAGGCGTTTCTTCGAGATTTGCACCGTAAGAAGCCGCCACTCGCGAGGATAGACAGAGTTGAGAAGAAAGAAATCCCACCCCAGGGCTTTTCGGAGTTCCATATTGAAAAAAGCTCGAAGGGAGGGAAGGAAGGCGACTCAATAATCCCACCGGATATAGCGATATGCGACGATTGCTTAAGGGAGTTGTTTGACCCAACCAACAAACGCTACATGTACCCCTTCATCGTCTGCACTAACTGTGGTCCAAGGTTCACGATTATCGAGGATTTACCCTACGACCGTGAAAACACGACCATGCGCGAATTTCCGATGTGTGACTTCTGTAGAAGTGAGTACGAAGACCCACTCAACAGGCGCTATCATGCCGAACCGACAGCATGTCCCGTCTGCGGGCCGAGCTATCGCCTTTACACGAACGATGGTAATGAGATAACCGGCGACCCGCTGAGGAAGGCGGCCGAGCTTATAGATAGGGGTTATATCATAGCTATCAAAGGTATCGGGGGGATTCACTTAGCATGTGACGCAACCAATGGGGAGGTCATCTCAGAGCTAAGGAAGAGAACCTTCAGACCCCAGAAGCCCTTTGCCATAATGGCCGATTCCCTCAAAACCGTCAGAAGCTTCGCTTATGTAAACGGGGGAGAAGAGGAAGAACTGACCTCATATAGAAGGCCGATAATAACGCTCCGCAAGAGAGAACCCTTTCCTCTGCCTGAGAATTTGGCCCCGGGCCTGCACACAATTGGCGTGATGCTCCCCTACGCGGGAACACACTACATACTCTTTCACTGGAGCAAGACGAAAGTTTACGTCATGACGTCAGCGAACTATCCCGGGATACCAATGGTTAAGGATAATGAGAAGGCCTTCAAAGAGCTGAAGAATATGGCTGACTACCTTCTCCTCCACAATAGGAAGATACTGAATAGAACAGATGATAGTGTGATTCGCTTCGTTGATGGCAGGAGGACAGTCATAAGAAGGAGTAGAGGGTTCGTGCCCCTGCCGATAGGGATTCCCTTCGATTACCGGGGCCTGGCCGTCGGTGCCGAGCTTATGAACGCCTTCGGCGTTGCCAAGAATGGGAAGGTCTATCCAAGTCAGTACATAGGAAACACCGGAAAGGTTGAAGTCCTTGAGTTCATGCGCGAGGCGATAGAGCACTTCAAGAGGATTCTCCGCGTTAAGAACTTCGACTTGATAATAGCCGACCTCCATCCTGCTTACAACACAACAAAGCTTGCTATGGAGCTTGCGAACGAGTTGGGTGTTGAACTCCTCCAGGTTCAACATCACTACGCCCACATAGCAAGCGTTTTAGCTGAGAAGAATCTTGAATCAGCGGTAGGTATAGCCCTTGACGGAGTCGGCTACGGAACCGATGGAAACGCCTGGGGCGGCGAGGTTATCTATTTAAGCTACGAGGATGTTGAAAGGCTGGCTCATGTAGACTACTACCCGCTCCCCGGTGGTGATCTGGCGAGCTATTATCCACTCAGAGCGTTGATGGGGATCTTGAGTAAAATATACTCCATCGATGAGCTTGAAGGCATCGTAAGAAAATGCTGTCCAAAGTCCATTGAAAACCTTAAGTATGGAGAGGTCGAGTTTAACGTTGTTCTAAATCAGCTCACCAAGGGGATAAACTTGGCGTACGCCTCCTCAACCGGAAGGGTCCTTGATTCCCTCGCAGTCCTGCTTAACGTCGCTTACAGGAGGCACTACGAGGGAGAACCCGCGATGAAGCTGGAGAGTCTGGCTATGGGGGGTAAGAACGATCTGAAATTCGAGGTGCCTATTGAAGGGGAACTAATAAAGGTTGAAGAGCTGTTCCCTCAGGCCCTTGACGTCCTTGATAGGGCTTCGCCATCGGATATTGCCTACTCCGTCCATCTGGCACTCGCAAAGGCCTTTGCAGAGGTCGTGATTGAAAAAGCGAAGGAACTGGGAGTGGAGGACATAGCCATGAGCGGTGGTGTTTCCTACAACGAGCTCATTGTGAAGACGATTAGAAAGGCCGTCGAGAGCAACGGTCTGAGATTCCACGTGACAACCGAAGTCCCGCGTGGAGATAACGGGATAAACGTCGGCCAGGTTTTTCTAGGTGGGCTTTACCTTGAAGGATACATGGATAGAGAGGAGTTGATGCTTTGA
- the hypD gene encoding hydrogenase formation protein HypD: MGVEDVVSPYRDRGVARKLVEKIREEAKTLEGEIRIMHVCGTHEDTITRSGIRSLLPKNVRVVSGPGCPVCITPVEDIVAMQMIMKKAREEGNEIIMTTFGDMYKIPTPVGSFADLKSEGYDVRVVYSIFDTYRIAKENPDKTVVHFSPGFETTTAPTAGMINAVVNEGLENFKVYSVHRLTPQGVEVLIKQKSRIDALIDAGHVSTIIGVKGWEFLSERYGIPQVVAGFEPNDVLMAILLLVKMYKEGDGRVVNEYKRSVKYEGNVVAQRLIDKYFKVVDAKWRALGVFPGTGLELRDEWKELDIKNLYDVDVPKNLPDLEKGCLCGAVLRGLALPTDCPHFGKTCTPRYPIGPCMVSYEGTCQIFYKYGVLF, encoded by the coding sequence ATGGGTGTTGAGGATGTAGTCAGCCCCTACAGGGACAGGGGTGTAGCCCGAAAACTCGTCGAGAAGATCAGAGAGGAGGCAAAGACTTTAGAAGGTGAGATAAGGATAATGCACGTCTGTGGAACGCATGAAGACACAATAACCCGCTCCGGAATCCGCTCGCTCCTTCCAAAGAACGTCAGGGTTGTCAGCGGGCCCGGCTGTCCAGTCTGCATAACTCCAGTCGAAGACATCGTGGCTATGCAGATGATAATGAAGAAGGCCAGAGAAGAGGGCAATGAGATTATCATGACTACTTTTGGTGACATGTACAAGATACCGACACCGGTGGGGAGCTTTGCCGACCTAAAGAGTGAAGGTTATGACGTCCGTGTCGTCTATTCAATCTTCGACACTTACAGGATAGCAAAGGAGAACCCCGACAAGACGGTCGTCCACTTCAGCCCGGGCTTTGAGACAACAACCGCACCGACAGCAGGGATGATAAACGCCGTAGTCAACGAGGGCCTGGAAAACTTCAAAGTTTACTCAGTTCACAGGCTCACACCCCAAGGGGTAGAGGTGCTGATAAAACAGAAGAGCAGGATTGATGCCCTCATAGATGCAGGCCATGTTTCAACGATAATTGGTGTGAAAGGTTGGGAGTTCCTGAGTGAGAGATACGGAATCCCACAGGTCGTTGCAGGGTTTGAACCAAACGACGTCCTTATGGCGATCCTTCTGCTTGTTAAGATGTACAAGGAAGGCGACGGAAGGGTCGTCAATGAGTACAAGCGTTCTGTGAAATACGAGGGGAATGTCGTTGCCCAGAGGCTCATTGATAAATATTTCAAGGTAGTGGATGCTAAGTGGCGCGCCCTTGGGGTCTTCCCGGGAACCGGCCTTGAGCTGAGGGACGAGTGGAAGGAACTTGACATCAAGAACCTCTACGACGTTGATGTGCCCAAGAACCTGCCGGACCTTGAGAAAGGCTGCCTCTGCGGTGCAGTCCTGAGGGGACTGGCACTCCCAACCGATTGCCCGCACTTCGGCAAGACCTGCACGCCGAGGTACCCAATTGGACCGTGCATGGTATCCTACGAGGGGACCTGCCAGATATTCTACAAGTACGGGGTTTTGTTCTAA
- a CDS encoding 4Fe-4S dicluster domain-containing protein, which yields MAHKKIFLDYNRCIGCKACEVACEMTHGEARIKIFEFPDLFTVPFNCRHCEKAPCLNVCPTGALFRDEDGAVAFNPLSCIGCLMCAVACPFGIPKLDEENKIMDKCDLCADRREEGLLPACVSACPTEALKYGDINEVLWNREGKVVANLKGSAEKGEGEEEAYIIL from the coding sequence ATGGCCCACAAGAAGATTTTCCTGGACTACAACCGTTGCATTGGTTGTAAAGCCTGTGAAGTGGCCTGTGAAATGACCCATGGTGAGGCGCGCATTAAGATCTTTGAGTTCCCTGACCTCTTCACTGTACCCTTCAACTGTCGCCACTGTGAGAAGGCGCCCTGCCTCAACGTCTGCCCCACCGGAGCCCTCTTTAGGGACGAGGATGGCGCGGTTGCATTCAACCCGCTCAGCTGTATCGGCTGTCTCATGTGCGCCGTTGCTTGTCCGTTTGGAATACCAAAGCTCGACGAGGAGAACAAGATCATGGACAAGTGCGACCTCTGCGCAGATAGGAGGGAGGAGGGCCTTCTTCCCGCGTGTGTTTCAGCGTGTCCAACTGAAGCACTCAAGTACGGCGATATAAACGAGGTACTCTGGAACAGGGAAGGAAAGGTAGTAGCGAACCTGAAGGGTTCGGCCGAGAAAGGGGAGGGCGAAGAGGAGGCTTACATAATCCTCTGA
- a CDS encoding HypC/HybG/HupF family hydrogenase formation chaperone, with product MCLATIAKVLEVNPDNGTAWVDFGGVKREARIDLMPDVKVGEYVLIHTGFIIERVDEETAREILNAWDEVFKVEDDAIGGYYYPGD from the coding sequence ATGTGTCTCGCGACCATCGCGAAGGTGCTGGAAGTTAACCCCGACAATGGAACCGCGTGGGTTGACTTTGGAGGGGTTAAGAGGGAGGCGAGAATAGACCTGATGCCCGATGTCAAGGTTGGGGAGTACGTCCTCATCCACACGGGCTTCATAATAGAGCGCGTCGATGAGGAAACGGCTAGAGAGATACTCAACGCTTGGGATGAAGTTTTCAAAGTTGAAGACGACGCCATTGGAGGCTATTATTACCCGGGTGATTGA
- a CDS encoding HypC/HybG/HupF family hydrogenase formation chaperone encodes MALMLAGRVVEVKGDEAIVDVEGQFKEAKLDFIKDVKPGDYVMIYYGIILEKVSEEEARKTLEHCSYHHEQRVEMTFSWLKT; translated from the coding sequence ATGGCCCTGATGCTCGCCGGAAGGGTCGTTGAGGTCAAGGGCGATGAAGCCATAGTGGATGTCGAAGGCCAGTTCAAGGAGGCGAAGCTCGACTTTATCAAGGATGTGAAGCCGGGCGACTACGTGATGATCTACTATGGTATCATCCTCGAGAAGGTCAGCGAGGAGGAAGCGAGGAAAACGCTGGAGCACTGTTCCTACCACCACGAGCAGAGGGTGGAGATGACGTTCTCCTGGTTGAAAACCTGA